In Sporichthya polymorpha DSM 43042, a genomic segment contains:
- a CDS encoding NDMA-dependent alcohol dehydrogenase: MKTRAAILWDRQKDWVVEEIELDPPKRGEVLVKMGGSGLCHSDEHIRSGDLPWPLPMIGGHEGAGTVEEVGPDVTWLKPGDRIIFGFIPSCGRCAACSVGMQNLCELGMYLGDGTQISDHTARHHARGQDVGLMCLLGTFADHTVVSEANCIKIDDDIPLNTACLLGCGVITGWGSMVNTGEARPGDTAVVVGVGGIGINAVQGGVSAGVEYLVAVDPVEFKRDMALKFGATHAVATNEEATELVRDLTQGRMANVVVNTMGVGEGDQIGASLGMAGKRGRVVITNLHRAAETSVAMSALDMVLFEKQLRGSCFGSANPRVDIPRFLQLYRNGKIKLDELVTKRYTLDQVNEGYDDMLEGRTIRGVLSL; encoded by the coding sequence ATGAAGACTCGCGCCGCGATTCTGTGGGACCGTCAGAAGGACTGGGTCGTCGAGGAGATCGAGCTGGACCCGCCCAAGCGGGGGGAGGTTCTGGTCAAGATGGGCGGCAGTGGGCTGTGCCACTCCGACGAGCACATCCGCAGCGGGGACCTGCCCTGGCCGCTTCCGATGATCGGCGGTCACGAAGGCGCCGGGACCGTCGAAGAGGTCGGCCCGGACGTCACCTGGCTCAAGCCGGGGGACCGGATCATCTTCGGGTTCATCCCGTCCTGCGGTCGCTGCGCGGCCTGCTCGGTGGGGATGCAGAACCTGTGCGAACTCGGGATGTATCTGGGCGACGGGACCCAGATCTCCGATCACACGGCGCGACACCACGCCCGTGGGCAGGACGTCGGCCTGATGTGCCTGCTCGGGACGTTCGCCGACCACACCGTGGTTAGCGAAGCGAACTGCATCAAGATCGACGATGACATCCCGCTGAACACGGCGTGCCTGCTCGGCTGCGGTGTCATCACCGGCTGGGGCTCCATGGTCAACACCGGCGAGGCCCGACCGGGAGACACTGCCGTCGTCGTCGGAGTCGGCGGCATCGGGATCAACGCTGTCCAGGGCGGAGTCTCCGCCGGTGTTGAGTACCTCGTCGCCGTGGACCCCGTCGAGTTCAAGCGAGACATGGCGCTGAAGTTCGGCGCGACGCACGCGGTCGCCACCAACGAGGAGGCGACCGAACTGGTCCGCGACCTGACCCAGGGCAGGATGGCCAACGTGGTGGTGAACACGATGGGTGTCGGCGAGGGCGACCAGATCGGCGCGAGCCTAGGCATGGCCGGCAAGCGCGGTCGGGTGGTCATCACCAACCTGCACCGCGCCGCCGAGACCTCGGTCGCCATGAGCGCGCTGGACATGGTCCTGTTCGAGAAGCAGCTGCGCGGATCGTGCTTCGGCTCCGCGAATCCACGCGTCGATATCCCGCGCTTCCTGCAGCTGTACCGCAACGGCAAGATCAAGCTCGACGAGCTGGTGACCAAGCGCTACACCCTGGACCAGGTCAACGAGGGCTACGACGACATGCTCGAGGGCCGCACGATCCGCGGCGTCCTCTCGCTGTAG
- a CDS encoding aldehyde dehydrogenase: protein MINHETLFIGGGWVRPAGSATITVRSASTEQPIGSVPEAIAADVDAAVDAARRAFDDPTGWASYEPAQRAAILEKLAVGLGEASEDITRLISQQNGMPISVARMIEGGFPGALLSFYANMVRDQAAEERRPGLLGGRTIVRREPVGVVAAIVPWNFPQTLLFSKLAPALAAGCTVVVKPSPETVLDIYRLAEVIAASDIPAGVVNIVPGGREVGAYLVKHPGVDKVAFTGSTAAGRQIAEECARLLRPVTLELGGKSAAIVLDDAELEHSMQNLFGATMLNNGQTCFISTRILAPRSRYDDVVAAFSALASNAVVGDALDETTMIGPMVSSSHRERVEGYIEQGKNSGARLTAGGGRVDRAGWFVQPTVFADVDNAAAIAQEEIFGPVLSVIPYSTIDEAVALANDSSYGLGGTVWSADEEHATAVARRMQTGTVGINHYVPDPAAPFGGVKSSGLGREFGPEGLANYQRLQSIYLPPAN from the coding sequence GTGATCAACCACGAGACCCTGTTTATCGGTGGCGGGTGGGTCCGGCCCGCTGGTTCTGCCACCATCACCGTTCGCTCCGCCAGCACGGAGCAGCCGATCGGCTCGGTGCCCGAGGCCATAGCGGCCGATGTAGACGCGGCGGTGGATGCCGCGCGGCGGGCCTTCGACGACCCCACGGGTTGGGCGAGCTACGAACCGGCCCAACGGGCGGCGATCCTCGAAAAGTTAGCGGTGGGCCTGGGTGAAGCGTCCGAGGACATCACCCGCCTCATCAGCCAACAGAACGGCATGCCAATTTCCGTCGCTCGGATGATCGAGGGCGGCTTCCCGGGCGCGCTGCTCTCGTTCTACGCGAACATGGTGCGCGACCAGGCGGCTGAGGAGCGGCGCCCTGGGTTGCTGGGCGGTCGAACGATCGTGCGCCGGGAGCCGGTCGGCGTCGTCGCTGCCATCGTGCCCTGGAATTTTCCGCAGACCTTATTGTTCTCCAAGCTTGCCCCGGCACTCGCCGCTGGGTGCACCGTGGTCGTCAAACCCTCGCCGGAAACGGTTCTCGACATTTACCGCCTGGCGGAGGTCATCGCCGCGTCCGACATTCCTGCTGGCGTGGTCAACATCGTTCCAGGGGGACGTGAGGTCGGCGCCTACCTGGTCAAGCACCCGGGCGTCGACAAGGTGGCCTTCACCGGGTCGACGGCCGCAGGGCGTCAGATCGCGGAGGAGTGCGCCCGTCTGCTCCGGCCGGTGACCCTCGAACTCGGCGGCAAGTCCGCGGCCATCGTGCTCGACGACGCTGAGCTTGAGCACAGCATGCAGAACCTGTTCGGCGCCACCATGTTGAACAACGGGCAGACCTGCTTCATCAGCACTCGGATCCTGGCTCCGCGGTCCCGTTACGACGACGTGGTGGCGGCGTTCAGCGCCTTGGCTTCCAACGCCGTCGTGGGCGACGCCCTGGACGAGACCACGATGATCGGGCCCATGGTCTCCAGCAGCCATCGGGAGCGGGTCGAGGGCTACATCGAGCAAGGCAAGAACTCCGGGGCCCGCCTCACCGCCGGCGGCGGCCGCGTCGATCGCGCGGGGTGGTTCGTCCAACCAACCGTGTTCGCCGATGTCGACAACGCCGCAGCCATTGCGCAGGAGGAGATCTTCGGGCCTGTGCTGAGTGTCATTCCGTACAGCACCATCGACGAAGCGGTCGCGCTCGCCAACGACTCCAGCTACGGATTGGGCGGAACCGTCTGGTCCGCCGACGAGGAGCACGCGACCGCGGTCGCCCGTCGCATGCAGACCGGCACTGTCGGGATCAACCATTACGTTCCCGATCCCGCTGCCCCCTTCGGTGGGGTGAAGTCCAGCGGGCTCGGCCGCGAGTTCGGGCCCGAGGGCCTTGCCAACTATCAGCGCCTGCAGTCCATCTATCTGCCGCCGGCCAATTAG
- a CDS encoding enoyl-CoA hydratase/isomerase family protein encodes MTSDEVLVEAAGPVVRVMLNRPDKRNALNESVVHRLTTVLDDLEADPSCRAIVLGGAGRSFCAGGDMDANIDLEPDAARAESRHQAFLAAARRLRDLRKPTVAAVQGAAIGAGASLALLCDEIVVEAETRLGFGFLRVGLPPDLFCAATLQRRVGWTRAADLLHSGRLVGGPEAVHMGLATHLSSRPAQDAAIERAADLAALSPYAFAATKALLRAAWNGDAGAHSDLEAALVGVATTTPEFRAATAKFRS; translated from the coding sequence ATGACCAGCGACGAGGTGTTGGTGGAGGCGGCGGGTCCAGTGGTCCGGGTGATGCTGAACCGGCCGGACAAGCGAAACGCGCTCAACGAGAGCGTTGTCCACCGGTTGACGACGGTGCTGGATGACCTGGAGGCTGACCCGTCCTGTCGTGCGATCGTCCTGGGCGGGGCGGGGCGCTCGTTCTGTGCGGGCGGGGACATGGACGCAAACATCGACCTCGAACCCGACGCCGCGCGAGCCGAGAGCCGTCACCAGGCGTTCCTCGCCGCGGCGCGGCGCCTCCGAGACCTACGTAAGCCCACGGTGGCGGCGGTGCAGGGAGCAGCGATCGGCGCGGGTGCGTCGCTGGCGCTGTTGTGCGACGAGATCGTCGTCGAGGCCGAGACCCGGCTCGGCTTCGGGTTCCTGCGTGTCGGACTGCCTCCCGACCTGTTCTGCGCCGCCACGCTCCAGCGGCGGGTGGGTTGGACCCGAGCTGCCGACCTGCTCCACTCCGGCCGCCTGGTAGGGGGACCGGAAGCGGTCCACATGGGGCTGGCAACCCACCTGAGTAGCAGGCCCGCACAAGACGCGGCGATCGAGCGGGCCGCCGATCTCGCCGCGCTGTCGCCATACGCCTTCGCTGCGACCAAGGCGCTGCTGCGAGCGGCTTGGAACGGTGACGCAGGCGCCCACAGTGATCTGGAGGCGGCACTTGTCGGTGTGGCCACAACCACGCCGGAGTTCCGGGCCGCCACCGCGAAATTCCGTTCGTGA
- a CDS encoding PDR/VanB family oxidoreductase, protein MRVDLTTRQLEVVKVCDPADRIRELHLADPSGVDLPSWQPGAHIDLMLPSGLVRQYSLCGDPEDRSLYRIAVLHDINGRGGSREIHETNLLGKGLGIRGPRNHFELVAAPNYLFIAGGVGVTPLLTQVRQASRAGARWMFAYGARTRHAMAFVDELEQLPGGALALYPEDEVGLIPVDDLLRGSPDGLVYCCGPEPMIGAVESACASLGRRADLHFERFAPAAEKAPQVGGLHEFEVEINSTGEVFQIPADRSILDVLREVRTDLMSSCEEGFCGACEVGVVSGLPEHRDTILTDEDHEKNETMMICVGRSKTPRLVLDL, encoded by the coding sequence GTGCGGGTTGACCTCACGACCCGGCAGCTGGAGGTCGTCAAGGTTTGCGACCCCGCGGACCGGATCCGCGAGCTGCACCTCGCCGACCCTTCGGGGGTTGACCTGCCGTCCTGGCAGCCAGGGGCGCACATCGATCTGATGCTTCCCTCCGGCTTGGTGCGGCAGTACTCGCTGTGCGGTGATCCGGAGGATCGCTCGTTGTATCGGATCGCGGTTCTGCACGACATCAACGGCCGCGGCGGCTCCCGTGAGATCCATGAGACCAACTTGCTCGGCAAAGGGCTGGGGATTCGCGGGCCTCGCAATCACTTCGAACTGGTAGCGGCCCCGAACTATCTGTTCATCGCCGGCGGGGTCGGTGTGACTCCCTTGCTCACCCAGGTCCGTCAGGCCAGTCGAGCGGGTGCGCGCTGGATGTTCGCCTATGGGGCCAGGACGCGGCACGCGATGGCGTTCGTGGACGAACTGGAGCAGTTGCCCGGGGGCGCGCTCGCGCTTTATCCCGAGGACGAGGTCGGCTTGATCCCGGTGGACGACCTGCTGCGCGGATCACCGGACGGCCTGGTGTACTGCTGCGGCCCCGAACCGATGATCGGAGCCGTTGAAAGCGCGTGTGCGAGCCTGGGGCGGCGGGCAGACCTGCACTTCGAACGATTCGCCCCCGCGGCAGAGAAGGCTCCGCAGGTGGGTGGCCTGCATGAGTTCGAGGTCGAGATCAACTCCACCGGTGAGGTGTTTCAGATCCCGGCCGACCGCTCGATCCTGGACGTGCTCCGCGAGGTGCGGACGGACCTGATGTCTTCCTGCGAGGAAGGGTTCTGCGGCGCCTGCGAGGTAGGAGTCGTCTCAGGCCTTCCCGAGCACCGCGACACCATCCTCACCGACGAGGACCACGAGAAGAACGAGACCATGATGATCTGCGTGGGCCGGTCCAAGACGCCGCGTCTTGTCCTCGACCTGTGA
- a CDS encoding phosphotransferase family protein has translation MGSTSTEGLLDLASLEAWLRAQGVAPEGPLTAAQIQGGRSNLTFFVADARGRRWVLRRPPLGHVMATAHDVAREVKILRALRGVVPVPAVVGLDTDASGVPFYVMEEVPGRVIRTASDVEDLPPGARAECGRSLIRELVALHAVVPESVGLGDFGRGTDYLPRQIALWQRMGDQYRAGPYAEADAARDRLLRAAPQQEHVALVHGDYRLDNILVDRAGSLQAILDWELCTRGDPYVDLAVCLFYWTDPEDVLHPFGNPATVLPGFLTREELLAEYVQAGGRALPRPDYYMGYAAWRLTLVFEGVLGRFRAGAYGASEPAEEERLAGVIKRLIETSHDLLDRDEARGAG, from the coding sequence ATGGGATCGACCTCGACCGAGGGCCTCCTCGATCTGGCTAGCCTAGAAGCCTGGCTCCGCGCTCAAGGTGTCGCACCCGAGGGCCCGCTGACCGCCGCGCAGATCCAGGGTGGCCGCTCCAATCTGACCTTTTTTGTCGCGGACGCCCGCGGTCGGCGTTGGGTGCTGCGCCGGCCCCCGCTCGGCCACGTGATGGCGACGGCGCATGACGTTGCGCGCGAGGTCAAGATCCTCCGTGCTCTGCGGGGCGTGGTTCCGGTCCCGGCCGTGGTCGGGTTGGATACCGACGCGTCCGGTGTGCCGTTCTACGTGATGGAAGAGGTCCCGGGGCGCGTTATTCGTACCGCGTCCGATGTGGAGGACCTTCCGCCAGGGGCGCGCGCCGAGTGTGGTCGCTCCCTGATCCGGGAGCTTGTGGCCCTTCACGCCGTCGTGCCGGAGTCGGTCGGGCTGGGTGACTTCGGCCGCGGCACCGACTATCTGCCGCGGCAGATCGCGTTGTGGCAGCGGATGGGCGACCAGTACCGTGCCGGGCCCTACGCCGAGGCGGATGCGGCGCGTGACCGGTTGTTGCGGGCCGCCCCGCAGCAGGAACACGTCGCCCTGGTTCACGGCGACTACCGGCTCGACAACATCCTGGTCGACCGGGCCGGAAGCCTGCAGGCGATCCTGGACTGGGAGCTGTGCACCCGGGGCGACCCGTACGTCGACCTCGCCGTGTGCTTGTTCTACTGGACGGATCCCGAGGACGTCCTCCACCCCTTCGGCAACCCTGCCACTGTCCTCCCGGGGTTCCTGACCCGCGAGGAACTTCTCGCGGAGTACGTCCAGGCCGGCGGGCGAGCTCTGCCGCGCCCCGACTACTACATGGGCTACGCCGCGTGGCGGCTAACCCTGGTCTTCGAAGGGGTACTCGGGCGATTCCGTGCCGGAGCCTACGGCGCGTCCGAGCCCGCCGAGGAGGAGCGGCTGGCTGGTGTGATCAAGCGTCTCATCGAGACTTCTCACGATCTTCTTGACCGGGACGAGGCGCGCGGTGCGGGTTGA
- a CDS encoding Phenylacetic acid catabolic protein produces MTLTVESGVAPAQGRVYAEGDPEMPAEFRELLVRMLSHHLENSTNPQYTALLNQLWERGMTLIPDQRLKVTFAKLMQQEVEHGAITARILEGLGVGPIDAPIQQYFFHLPIESFCDLAFFNGVGDRVGCYIGETWDGVPYRPLLEVADRLHKDEVFHATFGMNNLRRIVATPEGLAEANERIKIWWPAALDMFGRSDSSFSDAYVRWGLRKKNNAELREQYIADTRPMLDKLGITVPDDTANRRYL; encoded by the coding sequence GTGACGCTGACGGTGGAGTCTGGGGTTGCCCCGGCGCAGGGGCGGGTGTACGCCGAGGGTGATCCGGAGATGCCGGCGGAGTTCCGTGAGCTGCTGGTGCGGATGTTGAGCCATCACCTGGAGAACTCGACGAATCCGCAGTACACGGCGTTGCTGAACCAGCTGTGGGAGCGGGGGATGACCCTGATCCCGGATCAGCGGTTGAAGGTGACGTTCGCGAAGTTGATGCAGCAGGAGGTCGAGCACGGGGCGATCACGGCGCGGATTCTGGAGGGTCTGGGGGTGGGCCCGATTGATGCGCCGATTCAGCAGTATTTTTTCCACCTGCCGATCGAGTCCTTCTGTGATCTGGCGTTCTTCAATGGCGTTGGGGACCGGGTGGGCTGTTACATCGGGGAGACCTGGGACGGGGTCCCGTACCGGCCGTTGCTGGAGGTGGCGGACCGGCTGCACAAGGACGAGGTCTTCCACGCGACGTTCGGGATGAACAACTTGCGCCGGATCGTGGCCACGCCGGAGGGGTTGGCGGAGGCGAATGAGAGGATCAAGATCTGGTGGCCGGCCGCGCTGGACATGTTCGGTCGGTCGGACTCGTCCTTCTCCGACGCGTATGTGCGTTGGGGCTTGCGCAAGAAGAACAACGCTGAGCTGCGCGAGCAGTACATCGCCGATACCCGGCCGATGCTGGACAAGCTCGGCATCACCGTGCCGGATGACACCGCCAACCGGCGCTACCTCTGA
- a CDS encoding TetR/AcrR family transcriptional regulator, whose translation MALSTPEQAGPTKRPRGRPRQTERSPEYKARLDQIVQAAADVFHEVGYDAGSLEDVAASLDLRKASLYHYVGSKAKLLYLVFDRALNLALRRLTDISSQYNDPAERLAVLVAHQVSVLAQERSMFSAFFGARPRLDEQFERQIRTLERQYLRHYVDAVHAAMDAGVIPRGNAYYTAQGILGMSNWIYTWFDSETDDWAEVSDHFIRLILGSSTTSTLASSTDLIHRLADLDEAPPPA comes from the coding sequence GTGGCTTTGTCGACGCCTGAGCAGGCTGGACCCACCAAGCGTCCGCGAGGCAGGCCACGTCAGACCGAACGCAGCCCAGAGTACAAGGCCCGCCTTGACCAAATTGTCCAGGCCGCGGCCGATGTCTTCCACGAGGTGGGTTATGACGCCGGCTCCCTCGAGGATGTCGCTGCGTCGCTCGACCTGCGCAAGGCGAGCCTCTATCACTATGTCGGCAGCAAGGCGAAGCTGCTCTATCTCGTCTTCGACCGAGCCCTAAACCTTGCTCTCCGCAGGCTGACCGACATCAGCTCGCAGTACAACGACCCGGCCGAGCGACTCGCGGTTCTGGTGGCCCACCAGGTCTCGGTGCTCGCCCAGGAACGGAGCATGTTCTCCGCGTTCTTCGGGGCGCGCCCTCGTCTCGACGAGCAGTTCGAGCGCCAGATCCGAACACTGGAACGCCAATATCTGCGCCACTACGTCGATGCGGTGCACGCGGCGATGGACGCAGGCGTGATTCCGCGCGGCAACGCCTACTACACGGCCCAAGGCATCCTGGGCATGTCGAACTGGATCTACACCTGGTTCGACAGCGAGACTGACGACTGGGCGGAGGTTTCCGACCACTTCATCCGGTTGATCCTCGGCTCCTCGACGACGTCCACGCTCGCGTCCTCGACGGATCTGATTCACCGCCTCGCGGATTTGGACGAGGCGCCACCGCCCGCATAA
- the mftD gene encoding pre-mycofactocin synthase MftD (MftD, an enzyme found in the mycofactocin biosynthesis locus, performs an oxidative deamination of 3-amino-5-[(p-hydroxyphenyl)methyl]-4,4-dimethyl-2-pyrrolidinone (AHDP). The resulting compound, now called pre-mycofactocin (PMFT), is a biologically active redox cofactor that can oxidize the non-exchangeable NADH of TIGR03971 family SDR-type oxidoreductases.), translating into MANSWFETVAEAQRRAKRRLPRSVYKALIAGSEQGLSLEDNLRAFGELGFAPHVAGGSAKREQGVRVMGQDISMPVLISPTGVQAVHPDGEVAVARAAAARGIAMGLSSFASKPLEDVAATGVPTFFQLYWSGSRETLIGRLERAKAAGAAGIILTLDWSFSHQRDWGSPSIPQSIDLKTAVKFAPEVAIRPQWLLAFAKTGKLPDLGVPNVRPRAEPSPGFFEAYGEWMMTPPPSWEDVAWLRSQWDGPFMLKGVCRVDDAKRAVDAGVSAISVSNHGGNNLDGTPAAIRALPAVADAVGDQIEIVLDGGIRRGSDVVKALALGARAVMIGRAYLWGLAANGQAGVENVLDLLRAGIDSTMLATGTSDVSEVTRSDVLMPDGFARTLGAC; encoded by the coding sequence ATGGCAAATTCCTGGTTCGAGACGGTCGCTGAGGCGCAGCGGCGGGCCAAGCGGCGGTTGCCGCGGTCGGTGTACAAGGCGCTGATCGCCGGGTCGGAGCAGGGCCTGTCCCTGGAGGACAACCTGCGCGCGTTCGGTGAGCTGGGGTTCGCCCCGCACGTGGCCGGGGGGTCGGCCAAGCGTGAGCAGGGCGTGCGCGTGATGGGCCAGGACATCTCGATGCCGGTCCTGATCTCCCCGACCGGTGTGCAGGCCGTCCACCCCGACGGGGAGGTCGCGGTGGCCCGCGCCGCCGCCGCGCGGGGGATCGCGATGGGGCTGTCCTCCTTCGCGTCCAAGCCGCTCGAAGACGTCGCCGCGACGGGGGTCCCGACCTTCTTCCAGCTCTACTGGTCCGGGTCCCGCGAGACCCTGATCGGGCGGTTGGAGCGGGCGAAGGCCGCCGGGGCCGCGGGCATCATCCTGACGCTGGACTGGTCGTTCTCCCACCAGCGCGACTGGGGTTCGCCGTCGATCCCGCAGTCGATCGATCTCAAGACCGCGGTGAAGTTCGCCCCCGAGGTGGCGATCCGTCCGCAGTGGCTGCTGGCGTTCGCGAAGACCGGCAAGCTGCCGGACCTGGGCGTGCCGAACGTGCGCCCGCGGGCCGAGCCGTCGCCGGGGTTCTTCGAGGCCTACGGCGAGTGGATGATGACCCCGCCCCCGTCCTGGGAGGACGTGGCCTGGCTGCGCTCGCAGTGGGACGGGCCGTTCATGCTCAAGGGCGTGTGCCGGGTCGATGACGCCAAGCGCGCGGTCGATGCCGGGGTCTCGGCGATCTCGGTGTCCAACCACGGCGGGAACAACCTGGACGGCACCCCCGCGGCGATCCGCGCGCTGCCCGCGGTCGCCGACGCGGTGGGTGACCAGATCGAAATCGTGCTCGACGGCGGCATCCGCCGCGGCAGCGATGTCGTGAAGGCGCTCGCCCTCGGCGCCCGCGCCGTCATGATTGGCCGCGCCTACCTGTGGGGCCTCGCCGCCAACGGCCAGGCCGGCGTCGAGAACGTCCTGGACCTGCTCCGCGCCGGCATCGACTCCACGATGCTCGCGACCGGCACGTCCGACGTCTCGGAGGTCACGCGCTCCGACGTGCTGATGCCCGACGGCTTCGCCCGCACGCTCGGGGCGTGCTGA
- a CDS encoding ABC transporter ATP-binding protein, which translates to MLELRNVSASYGQIAAVREVSVSLEAGQCLALLGRNGAGKSTLLKLIAGVMSPGSGSVHWNGVDLSAEPPERRLHAGIVLVPEGRGIFPALSVEENLRMGAYWERPSASVYRARYDQVVTYFPKLKTLPKQAAGSLSGGEQQMVAVARALMSDPKLLLLDEPSLGLAPMVVEHLYEVFGALVKTSMTIVLVEQFVEFALKLADEVVALNKGEIVLTGTPAELISNPVLSEVYMAGHVGQEATQADLALDGH; encoded by the coding sequence GTGCTGGAACTGCGCAACGTGTCGGCCAGTTACGGCCAAATCGCGGCGGTGCGTGAGGTCTCGGTTTCCCTGGAAGCAGGTCAGTGCCTCGCGCTGCTCGGCCGCAACGGAGCGGGGAAGTCCACGCTCTTGAAGTTGATCGCCGGTGTGATGAGCCCCGGGTCGGGCTCGGTCCACTGGAACGGGGTGGACCTCAGCGCGGAACCCCCCGAGCGACGGCTGCACGCCGGGATTGTTCTGGTGCCCGAGGGTCGCGGCATCTTCCCCGCCTTGTCCGTCGAGGAGAACCTCCGGATGGGCGCTTATTGGGAACGACCGTCAGCCTCGGTCTACCGGGCGCGATACGACCAGGTCGTTACCTACTTCCCGAAGCTGAAAACTCTGCCCAAGCAGGCGGCTGGGAGTCTGTCGGGCGGGGAGCAGCAGATGGTCGCGGTTGCCCGGGCGCTCATGAGCGACCCGAAGCTGCTGCTGCTGGACGAACCAAGTCTCGGCCTGGCCCCGATGGTCGTCGAGCACCTGTACGAGGTGTTCGGCGCACTCGTCAAGACATCGATGACCATCGTCCTCGTCGAGCAGTTCGTGGAGTTCGCCCTCAAGCTGGCCGACGAGGTCGTCGCCCTCAACAAGGGCGAGATCGTGCTGACGGGCACCCCGGCCGAACTCATTTCCAACCCAGTGCTGTCGGAGGTGTACATGGCCGGGCACGTCGGCCAGGAAGCCACGCAGGCCGACCTGGCGCTCGACGGGCACTGA
- a CDS encoding ABC transporter ATP-binding protein, with protein MEGITVRFGGVVANNDVSFHCREGSITALLGPNGAGKTTMFNVISGQQRIASGSVRFAGTDITSAPSHVRARLGMGRTFQNLSVVGELTVLENVRVGASRFASYGVGSAILGLPHVARSDRRTTNVARQAIEAVGLSELSDTPASSLPYGDLRRLELARALCLSPRLLLLDEPAAGLDNTESRDLVRAIRGIRDHWGVTVLLVEHDLELVRSVSEYAYVLDFGTLLAGGATRDVLNDPAVVAAYVGHADTNTPAGV; from the coding sequence GTGGAGGGTATTACGGTTCGGTTCGGCGGTGTCGTCGCCAACAACGACGTCAGCTTCCACTGTCGCGAGGGGTCGATCACCGCGCTGCTCGGGCCGAACGGTGCGGGCAAGACCACCATGTTCAACGTCATCAGCGGTCAGCAACGTATCGCCTCCGGCTCGGTTCGGTTCGCGGGTACCGACATCACTAGCGCGCCGAGCCACGTCCGGGCACGTTTGGGGATGGGACGTACCTTCCAGAACCTCTCGGTCGTTGGCGAACTCACCGTGCTGGAGAACGTGCGCGTCGGAGCGAGCCGCTTCGCCTCCTATGGCGTCGGGTCGGCGATCCTGGGGCTGCCCCATGTCGCGCGCTCGGACCGCCGGACGACGAACGTCGCGCGGCAGGCGATCGAAGCCGTGGGCCTTTCGGAACTCTCCGACACCCCAGCGTCGTCCTTGCCATACGGCGATCTCCGTCGACTGGAGCTCGCGCGGGCCCTGTGCCTCAGCCCGCGCCTGTTGTTGTTGGACGAGCCGGCCGCAGGCCTGGACAACACCGAGAGCCGTGACCTGGTCCGCGCCATCCGCGGGATCCGGGACCACTGGGGCGTCACGGTGCTCCTGGTTGAGCACGACCTCGAACTCGTGCGCTCGGTCTCCGAGTACGCCTATGTCCTGGACTTCGGAACGCTGCTGGCCGGAGGGGCGACTCGGGACGTGCTGAATGATCCCGCGGTGGTGGCCGCGTACGTCGGCCACGCGGACACCAACACCCCGGCGGGGGTGTAA